A genome region from Bradyrhizobium sp. WSM1417 includes the following:
- a CDS encoding nucleotidyltransferase has translation MNYIAERAQLRQTQLVELIEEACRHIEPSEPQRELAKQRYEGVGAWLARSDDWLLANIEIRLQGSVAIGTAVKPIGSLEHDVDLVAHVPDVEVAISPALLKQRIGDRLRANGKYAPLLKEMPRCWRLDYAGEFHLDITPSIPNPECRLGGELVPDKTLKDWKASNPLGYRTKIERRAAIQPRIRLIAKAADSAMAERQVEPFPENKRLKGLLRRTVQIAKRHRDIEFIDDKDGLAPLSIIITTLVSRAYEFCARSREYDHELALIVDVLEWMPNTIEQRVVGGRTEWYLWNQTTAGENFCEKWNKHPERAVAFFDWHAKLVNDVKQLAAAQGFDALRRLLVNVVGSRPANMVMDSLTEQVSVARNAGRLSVTKPAGLIIGSAASATSVRANTFFGDRL, from the coding sequence ATGAATTACATAGCAGAACGGGCGCAGTTGCGCCAGACGCAACTGGTTGAGCTGATCGAGGAGGCATGCCGGCACATCGAGCCGTCGGAACCCCAGCGCGAGCTCGCAAAGCAGCGCTATGAAGGCGTCGGCGCCTGGCTCGCCAGGTCCGACGACTGGCTCTTGGCCAACATCGAGATCCGACTGCAGGGTTCGGTCGCCATCGGCACCGCCGTGAAGCCCATCGGAAGCCTGGAGCACGATGTGGATCTGGTCGCTCACGTACCCGATGTCGAGGTTGCGATCTCGCCGGCGCTGCTGAAGCAGCGGATCGGCGATCGGCTCCGCGCCAATGGCAAATATGCGCCTCTGCTGAAGGAAATGCCCCGGTGCTGGCGGCTCGACTACGCCGGCGAATTCCACCTCGACATCACACCATCGATCCCGAACCCCGAATGCCGGCTCGGCGGGGAGCTCGTCCCCGACAAGACACTGAAGGATTGGAAGGCCTCGAATCCCCTGGGCTACCGGACGAAGATCGAGCGGCGAGCTGCGATCCAGCCGCGGATCCGACTGATCGCCAAGGCGGCCGACAGTGCGATGGCCGAAAGGCAGGTGGAGCCGTTCCCCGAGAACAAGCGCTTGAAAGGACTGCTGCGCCGAACCGTGCAGATCGCGAAGCGCCATCGCGACATCGAGTTCATCGACGACAAGGACGGCTTGGCGCCGCTCTCCATCATCATCACCACGCTGGTCTCGCGCGCGTACGAGTTCTGCGCTCGTAGCCGCGAGTACGACCACGAGCTTGCCCTGATTGTCGACGTGCTGGAGTGGATGCCGAACACGATCGAGCAGCGGGTGGTCGGCGGCCGGACCGAATGGTATCTCTGGAACCAGACCACCGCGGGCGAAAACTTCTGCGAGAAGTGGAACAAGCATCCCGAGCGAGCCGTCGCGTTCTTTGATTGGCACGCGAAGCTAGTTAACGACGTCAAGCAGCTCGCCGCCGCCCAAGGCTTCGACGCCCTCCGCCGGCTGCTCGTCAATGTCGTCGGATCGAGGCCGGCCAACATGGTGATGGACTCGCTGACCGAGCAGGTCAGCGTCGCGCGCAACGCCGGCAGGCTCTCCGTGACGAAGCCGGCAGGCTTGATCATCGGCTCGGCGGCGAGCGCGACCTCAGTGCGCGCCAATACCTTTTTTGGGGATCGATTGTAA
- a CDS encoding ImmA/IrrE family metallo-endopeptidase: MTPAERLLAGLGIAEPKDIDLDAIAWTQRAVVNYKPIDNCEATIVGSKRHAVISINCLSMRQRQRFSLGHELGHWHHHRGQVLFCGKNDVCNFKHDALNPERHADEFASDLLLPNFMVLPRLRKMKRLTLSASRELAEEFDVSLTATLVKMTVLNHFPMVIVCHNKRERVWYKAAPMIAPWWRPVRQLDGQTFAADMLLRGAVEQTFPRKNPADAWFDFKGCDRHMVEEQSFLLPDDEIMTVLTLPQQAIAH; the protein is encoded by the coding sequence ATGACCCCAGCAGAGCGCCTGCTCGCCGGACTTGGAATCGCCGAGCCCAAAGACATCGATCTCGATGCCATTGCTTGGACCCAGCGCGCGGTAGTCAACTACAAGCCGATCGACAATTGCGAAGCCACGATCGTGGGATCAAAGCGGCATGCAGTGATCTCGATCAATTGTCTCAGCATGCGTCAGCGCCAGAGATTCTCGCTGGGGCATGAGCTTGGGCATTGGCACCACCATCGTGGACAGGTTCTCTTCTGCGGCAAGAACGATGTGTGCAACTTCAAACACGATGCGCTCAATCCCGAGCGTCACGCCGACGAGTTCGCGTCCGACCTGCTTCTGCCAAATTTCATGGTACTTCCCCGCTTGCGCAAGATGAAGCGGCTCACGCTATCCGCGTCCAGAGAGTTGGCGGAGGAATTCGACGTCAGCCTCACCGCCACGCTGGTTAAGATGACGGTTTTGAACCATTTTCCCATGGTCATCGTTTGCCACAATAAGCGGGAGCGGGTGTGGTACAAGGCCGCGCCGATGATTGCACCGTGGTGGCGACCTGTCCGGCAACTGGACGGTCAAACCTTCGCCGCCGACATGCTGCTCCGGGGTGCTGTCGAGCAGACGTTTCCTCGAAAGAACCCGGCAGACGCTTGGTTCGACTTCAAGGGATGCGATCGGCACATGGTGGAGGAGCAGTCGTTCCTGCTGCCGGACGATGAGATCATGACCGTGCTCACGTTGCCGCAGCAGGCGATCGCGCACTAG
- a CDS encoding ImmA/IrrE family metallo-endopeptidase: MSVPIEISEDTWAVLLNDSHKEERQRVTILEEYWHILLGHKLTKIARVAEAYGRTYDKAEEHDAYFLASATLLPKAAIEKAVKAKQDSLSIAKIFGTSHELVDYRIKRLGLWRDHVGKKIALISNR, translated from the coding sequence ATGAGCGTGCCAATTGAAATTTCGGAAGATACTTGGGCGGTTCTGTTAAATGACAGTCACAAGGAAGAACGACAGAGGGTTACAATTCTCGAGGAATATTGGCACATTTTGTTGGGGCACAAATTAACAAAAATTGCCCGAGTCGCAGAAGCCTACGGCAGAACATACGACAAGGCTGAGGAGCACGACGCATATTTTTTAGCTTCTGCAACGCTACTGCCGAAAGCAGCTATCGAAAAGGCCGTCAAAGCCAAACAGGATTCCCTCTCTATCGCCAAAATATTCGGTACATCTCATGAACTGGTGGATTATCGAATTAAACGTCTCGGTTTATGGCGAGATCACGTGGGCAAGAAGATTGCGCTCATCTCCAACCGGTAA
- a CDS encoding helix-turn-helix domain-containing protein translates to MKTFETKLVDAIRKKREAEGLSIRALSAVIGISFSTLARIERGEGLPDNNSKIRLLEWLGEKAEAAGLKFDNVAFVHFRAAKNVQSSTVRALLRAADGIRRNAIGNKDSVQLGKPSTEEEIVALSKEELEKTAEKFRKDLNLAADEPLDSLKLKIEGVEVHKLSKVSF, encoded by the coding sequence ATGAAGACGTTCGAAACAAAGCTTGTCGATGCAATAAGAAAAAAGCGGGAAGCCGAAGGCCTAAGCATCCGTGCGCTATCCGCTGTGATTGGGATTAGCTTTTCCACGCTTGCCCGCATTGAGCGTGGTGAGGGCCTGCCGGACAACAATTCGAAAATTCGCCTTTTAGAATGGCTCGGTGAAAAAGCGGAAGCCGCCGGGCTGAAATTCGATAACGTTGCTTTTGTTCATTTTCGCGCGGCCAAAAATGTCCAGTCGTCGACAGTCCGGGCGCTTTTGCGAGCGGCAGACGGAATTCGGCGGAATGCTATAGGCAACAAAGACAGCGTACAGCTTGGAAAACCCTCAACTGAGGAAGAGATCGTCGCTTTGTCGAAGGAAGAACTTGAAAAAACTGCGGAGAAATTCCGCAAGGATCTAAATCTTGCAGCTGATGAGCCGCTAGACTCGTTAAAGCTAAAAATCGAAGGAGTGGAAGTTCATAAGCTTAGCAAAGTAAGTTTTTAG
- a CDS encoding multiubiquitin domain-containing protein, with amino-acid sequence MTDAKHEVRIHIDQKPYHSPNPTTGADLYELGHVAEGKVLYKEVEGDHEDKLVRIDSPSIHLTEDEHFHSGDAPEKHYTIIVNTDPVVVDHDVLTFEELVKIAYPVPPTGLDPEFTVSFEHAKSVPHHGDLPPNGKVTVKKHGTIFDVDHTNRS; translated from the coding sequence ATGACCGACGCCAAGCACGAAGTACGCATTCACATCGATCAGAAGCCCTATCATTCACCCAACCCGACGACCGGCGCTGACCTTTATGAGCTGGGGCACGTTGCCGAAGGCAAGGTGCTCTACAAGGAAGTTGAGGGCGACCATGAAGACAAGCTGGTGCGCATCGACAGCCCCAGCATCCATCTTACCGAAGATGAGCATTTCCACAGCGGTGACGCGCCTGAAAAGCATTATACAATCATCGTCAACACGGACCCCGTCGTTGTCGATCATGATGTTCTGACGTTCGAGGAACTCGTGAAGATCGCCTATCCGGTGCCGCCGACCGGGCTCGACCCGGAGTTCACCGTCAGCTTCGAACACGCAAAAAGCGTCCCGCATCACGGCGATCTGCCGCCCAACGGCAAAGTCACCGTCAAGAAACATGGCACGATCTTCGATGTCGATCATACCAATAGATCGTAG
- a CDS encoding ThiF family adenylyltransferase codes for MSIIPIDRSPDLQRLRTEGYNVQITNVGNLVVHDVPYINSKREIAIGAVASNLDLAGDVTARPQDHTAKFIGEYPCDSQGNTLTVLQHTSGSFDLGSGLMAQHSFSRKPLRGHYEDYHEKMTAYIALIGKHVAAIDPEVTAKTHKVIEPEDDNSPFNYLDTASARAEINTITARLAEDAIAIVGVGGTGSYVLDMVAKTPVKKIHIFDADRFLTHNAFRAPGAPAIEELRLQPLKVEYFVSIYGRMHRGIVPHPVKIDATNIAELEGMSFVFLCMEGGAAKRAIVDKLEARGVPFADVGMGLYSKRNSLGGMLRSVISLPDARNVARARISFASDDANNEYDKNIQVADLNALNACLAVMAWKKLRGFYFNLGKERFFSFTIANSLFVKDDVL; via the coding sequence ATGTCGATCATACCAATAGATCGTAGTCCCGATCTCCAGCGGCTGCGCACGGAGGGATACAACGTCCAAATAACCAACGTGGGGAACTTGGTTGTTCACGACGTTCCCTACATCAACAGCAAGAGGGAAATCGCGATCGGTGCCGTCGCCTCAAACCTCGACCTTGCCGGCGACGTGACAGCGCGTCCGCAAGATCACACAGCCAAATTTATCGGCGAGTATCCGTGCGACAGTCAGGGAAACACGCTGACTGTCTTGCAGCATACCAGTGGATCATTCGACCTCGGGAGCGGGCTCATGGCCCAACACTCCTTCTCCCGGAAGCCGTTGCGCGGGCACTATGAGGATTATCACGAGAAAATGACGGCTTACATCGCGCTGATTGGCAAGCACGTCGCCGCCATCGACCCGGAAGTCACCGCGAAAACACACAAGGTGATTGAACCGGAGGACGACAATTCGCCGTTCAATTATCTCGACACCGCGTCCGCGCGCGCGGAAATTAACACAATTACGGCCAGGCTCGCCGAGGACGCGATTGCTATTGTTGGCGTCGGCGGCACAGGATCGTACGTTCTCGACATGGTCGCTAAGACGCCAGTCAAGAAAATCCATATCTTCGACGCTGACAGGTTCTTGACGCACAATGCGTTTCGAGCGCCGGGGGCGCCCGCGATCGAGGAATTGCGACTTCAGCCGCTCAAAGTCGAATACTTCGTTTCGATTTACGGTCGCATGCATCGCGGTATCGTTCCGCATCCCGTCAAGATTGACGCAACCAATATTGCCGAACTTGAAGGCATGTCCTTCGTCTTCCTCTGTATGGAAGGAGGCGCTGCAAAGCGCGCTATCGTCGACAAGCTGGAGGCGAGGGGGGTTCCTTTCGCGGACGTCGGTATGGGCCTCTATTCTAAACGCAACTCGCTCGGAGGTATGCTGCGTAGCGTCATCAGCTTGCCGGATGCCCGCAATGTTGCGCGTGCGCGCATATCGTTTGCATCTGATGATGCGAACAACGAATACGACAAGAACATCCAGGTTGCTGACCTTAATGCGCTTAATGCGTGTTTGGCGGTGATGGCTTGGAAGAAGTTACGTGGCTTTTATTTTAACCTGGGCAAGGAACGCTTTTTTTCCTTTACGATCGCGAATAGCCTTTTCGTCAAGGACGATGTCCTATGA
- a CDS encoding DUF6527 family protein has protein sequence MKEIETIQPKFLDRIPKVLDNGVIYISQKYATAAHNCCCGCGTKIMTPLKPGRWRLEIEGNAVSLYPSIGNWSTGCQSHYWIRNNRIDWALAFTPEQIAANRASDQHVRQGAHAERYRRERGFWGRVWDKIAWKHLWNKIQGAWQAFKGWF, from the coding sequence ATGAAAGAGATCGAGACCATCCAGCCCAAATTTCTCGATCGGATACCGAAAGTTCTCGATAACGGCGTGATTTACATCTCACAAAAATACGCAACGGCCGCTCACAATTGCTGTTGTGGATGCGGCACAAAGATCATGACCCCTTTGAAGCCCGGCCGCTGGCGGTTGGAAATCGAGGGCAATGCTGTGAGCCTATACCCCTCTATCGGAAACTGGAGTACGGGCTGTCAGTCACATTATTGGATCAGGAATAACCGCATAGATTGGGCGCTCGCCTTCACTCCCGAACAGATCGCTGCAAACCGCGCCAGTGATCAACATGTACGGCAGGGGGCGCATGCTGAGCGCTACAGAAGAGAACGCGGTTTCTGGGGTCGCGTTTGGGACAAGATTGCCTGGAAACACCTTTGGAATAAAATACAAGGCGCCTGGCAGGCGTTTAAAGGCTGGTTTTAA
- a CDS encoding nucleotidyl transferase AbiEii/AbiGii toxin family protein: MPRDFLHNHPQFADLIRIVAEEKGIDPALVEKDYWIMHCLYGLQQLGFTFQLKGGTSLSKGHQITNRFSEDIDILIEPPKDRDVKTGRHQNSAAQIKTRTDFYEWLAQTIKIDGIVNVQRDTEFDDVPNYRSAGIKLNYTTVVEAMEGLREGVLLEVGFDTLAPNAPKDISSWLYDRAVASKVDVIDNRAKAVPCYDPGYTFVEKLQTISTKFRKQQADGSDPVGFMRHYYDVYELLKRPEVQKFIGTASYTAHKQARFRQGDNQNIAENDAFILSNAKTRAL, encoded by the coding sequence ATGCCGCGTGATTTCCTCCACAATCACCCGCAATTCGCGGATCTGATCCGGATTGTGGCGGAAGAAAAGGGCATTGATCCAGCCCTGGTCGAAAAAGACTACTGGATCATGCATTGCCTTTACGGGCTCCAGCAGCTTGGGTTCACCTTCCAGCTCAAGGGCGGAACATCCCTTTCCAAGGGACATCAGATCACCAATCGCTTTTCAGAGGACATCGACATCCTGATCGAGCCTCCGAAGGACCGGGACGTGAAGACGGGCAGGCATCAGAACAGCGCGGCGCAAATCAAGACGCGCACGGACTTCTATGAGTGGCTGGCGCAAACGATCAAAATCGACGGCATTGTAAACGTCCAGCGCGACACCGAGTTCGACGACGTGCCAAACTATCGCAGCGCTGGCATCAAGCTGAACTACACGACGGTTGTCGAGGCGATGGAAGGTCTTCGGGAGGGCGTGCTGCTCGAGGTCGGCTTCGACACGCTGGCTCCGAACGCGCCGAAGGACATCAGTTCCTGGCTTTACGACCGGGCCGTTGCGAGCAAGGTGGACGTCATCGACAACCGCGCGAAGGCAGTGCCATGCTATGATCCCGGCTACACCTTCGTGGAAAAATTGCAAACGATCTCGACCAAATTCCGCAAGCAGCAAGCAGATGGCAGCGATCCGGTGGGATTTATGCGCCACTACTATGATGTCTATGAGCTACTAAAACGGCCCGAGGTTCAAAAGTTCATTGGCACCGCCTCCTACACCGCGCACAAGCAGGCGCGTTTCCGGCAAGGCGACAATCAGAACATTGCCGAGAACGACGCCTTCATCTTGAGCAACGCGAAAACGCGGGCACTCTAG
- a CDS encoding error-prone DNA polymerase, translating to MIYSELQATSHFSFLRGASSCEELLAAAALLGIPAVGIVDRNSLAGIVRAHEAAKVTGTRLIVGCRLDLEDFPSLLVYPTDRASYGRLCRLLTLGKSRAGKGKCSLAFKEVAAWCEGLIGILVSDRPGETFADELAQYRNAFGNRAYCALTRRFRPNDAAILEKMAQAASRARVPVVATGDVLYHTPERRMLQDVVTCIRLKTTIDRAGFLKERHADRFLKAPDEMERLFRRYPEAIRRTEEIAGRCNFSLDELTYSYPTEVLQDGLTAQERLEKLTWEGAAQRYPEGPPDNVAMQLRHELNLIERVQYAPYFLTVDSIVRFARSKGILCQGRGSAANSAVCFVLGITSIDPVRQGLLFERFVSEERREPPDIDVDFEHERREEVIQWIYETYGRTRSALTCTVTRYRARGAVREVGKALGVPEDITAALARLTWGLSDDGVSDRELQELNLNSADRRLRMTLGLARELMGAPRHLSQHPGGFVLTLDRLDELVPVEPAAMENRQVIEWDKDDIDALKFMKVDVLGLGMLGCMRRAFDLLKSSKNIALDLATIPAEDPATYAMIRKADTVGVFQIESRAQMAMLPRLAPKRFYDLVIEVAIVRPGPIQGDMVHPYLRRREGREPVVFPKPELEKVLGKTLGVPLFQEQAMQVAMVAAGFSATEADQLRRAMATFKFTGGVNKFRDKLIKGMIDNGYDQDFAERTFKQLEGFGSYGFPESHAASFALIAYASSWMKCHHPDVFCCAILNAQPMGFYDPSQLVRDARQHGVVVRPIDVNASEWDCTLEPLDDKHRAVRLGLRMVRGLTENDGKRLATGRGATPYASILELSSRAGLGPGALVRLARCDAFQSIHISRREASWAIKSLRSDTLLLFAEADRREQGIQPEIKETAVVLPPMTKGREVVEDYRSHGLTLRAHPMAFLREGLTQNGIRPCRDLQMVKDGSRISVAGLVLVRQKPGSAKGVMFITLEDETDIANLVVWPSLFDRQRRAILGAQMMTCRGRVQCANGVVHLIAEHLTDETELLNSVGGQNEPFILPAGRGDEARHPGGPDPRGEVPIRKVRDIYIPDLHIDTLNVKARNFR from the coding sequence ATGATCTACTCCGAGCTTCAAGCCACCAGTCACTTTTCCTTTCTGCGCGGCGCCTCCAGTTGTGAAGAGCTGCTCGCCGCGGCGGCGCTGCTCGGCATTCCGGCGGTCGGCATCGTTGATCGGAATTCGCTCGCCGGCATCGTGCGGGCCCATGAAGCTGCGAAAGTGACCGGGACGCGGCTCATCGTTGGTTGCCGGCTCGATCTCGAGGATTTTCCGTCGCTTCTGGTCTATCCCACGGACCGGGCGTCCTATGGTCGTCTCTGCCGTCTTCTCACACTCGGCAAGAGCAGGGCCGGCAAGGGCAAATGCAGCCTTGCCTTCAAGGAAGTCGCCGCATGGTGCGAGGGTCTGATCGGAATCCTTGTCAGCGACAGACCAGGCGAAACTTTCGCCGACGAGCTGGCACAATATCGCAATGCGTTCGGCAATCGCGCCTACTGCGCCCTCACCCGCCGTTTTCGGCCCAACGATGCCGCCATCTTGGAAAAGATGGCGCAGGCGGCGAGCAGGGCCAGAGTGCCGGTCGTCGCGACAGGTGACGTGCTCTATCACACACCCGAGCGCCGCATGCTGCAGGATGTCGTGACCTGCATCCGGCTCAAGACCACAATCGACCGGGCAGGATTCCTTAAAGAGAGACACGCGGATCGCTTTCTGAAAGCCCCGGACGAAATGGAGCGCCTCTTCCGGCGCTATCCCGAAGCGATCCGGCGCACCGAAGAGATTGCCGGGCGCTGCAACTTCTCGCTGGACGAACTGACATACAGCTATCCGACTGAAGTTCTGCAGGACGGCCTCACGGCGCAGGAGCGCCTGGAAAAGCTGACCTGGGAAGGTGCAGCGCAACGCTATCCGGAGGGCCCGCCGGACAACGTCGCCATGCAGCTGCGGCATGAGTTGAACCTGATTGAACGCGTGCAGTATGCGCCCTACTTCCTGACCGTCGATAGCATCGTGCGCTTTGCGCGTTCGAAAGGCATTCTTTGTCAGGGCCGCGGCTCGGCCGCGAATTCTGCTGTCTGTTTTGTGCTCGGCATTACCTCGATCGATCCCGTGCGTCAGGGACTGCTGTTCGAACGATTCGTCTCGGAAGAGCGTCGCGAGCCGCCGGATATCGATGTCGATTTCGAGCACGAGCGGCGCGAGGAAGTGATCCAGTGGATCTACGAGACTTACGGGCGGACGCGCTCCGCCCTCACCTGCACGGTGACACGCTACCGGGCCCGCGGTGCGGTCCGTGAAGTTGGCAAGGCGCTCGGTGTGCCCGAAGACATCACGGCCGCGCTTGCAAGGCTCACCTGGGGCTTGAGCGATGATGGCGTTTCCGACAGAGAACTGCAGGAACTCAACCTCAACAGCGCCGACCGGCGTCTCAGGATGACGCTTGGCCTTGCCAGGGAGCTGATGGGCGCGCCCCGGCATCTTTCGCAGCATCCAGGCGGCTTTGTGCTGACGCTTGACCGGCTTGATGAACTGGTGCCGGTCGAGCCAGCCGCCATGGAGAACCGTCAGGTCATCGAATGGGACAAGGACGATATCGATGCGCTGAAATTCATGAAGGTTGATGTGCTCGGGCTTGGCATGCTGGGCTGCATGCGCCGGGCCTTCGATCTTCTCAAATCATCCAAAAACATTGCTCTCGATCTGGCGACGATCCCGGCGGAAGACCCGGCGACTTACGCAATGATCCGTAAGGCTGATACGGTCGGCGTCTTTCAGATTGAAAGCCGCGCGCAAATGGCGATGCTGCCGCGCCTGGCACCCAAACGCTTTTATGACCTCGTCATTGAAGTCGCAATCGTGCGGCCGGGACCTATTCAGGGGGATATGGTGCATCCTTACCTGCGCCGCCGCGAAGGCAGGGAGCCGGTGGTATTTCCCAAGCCCGAACTCGAAAAGGTGCTCGGCAAGACGCTCGGCGTACCGTTGTTTCAGGAGCAGGCGATGCAGGTGGCGATGGTCGCCGCCGGCTTCTCGGCAACCGAAGCGGATCAGTTGCGCCGGGCTATGGCAACCTTCAAGTTCACGGGCGGCGTCAACAAGTTCCGGGACAAGCTGATCAAGGGCATGATCGACAATGGTTATGACCAGGACTTTGCGGAACGCACCTTCAAACAACTGGAAGGCTTCGGCTCATACGGCTTTCCGGAAAGTCATGCCGCCAGTTTTGCGCTGATTGCCTATGCCTCATCCTGGATGAAATGCCATCATCCGGATGTGTTCTGCTGCGCAATCCTCAATGCGCAGCCGATGGGCTTTTATGATCCTTCGCAGCTGGTGCGCGATGCCAGACAGCATGGCGTTGTTGTACGGCCAATCGACGTCAATGCTTCCGAATGGGACTGCACGCTGGAGCCGCTCGACGACAAGCACCGCGCGGTGCGCCTCGGTCTGCGCATGGTACGCGGCCTGACTGAGAATGACGGCAAACGCCTCGCCACGGGCCGGGGCGCCACGCCCTACGCCAGCATTCTTGAGCTTTCCAGCCGCGCCGGTCTCGGTCCCGGCGCCTTGGTACGCCTTGCCCGATGCGATGCTTTTCAGTCGATCCATATCAGCCGTCGCGAGGCGTCCTGGGCCATCAAGTCGCTGCGTTCGGACACACTACTCCTCTTTGCCGAGGCTGACCGGCGTGAGCAGGGCATCCAGCCCGAGATCAAAGAAACCGCCGTCGTCCTGCCCCCAATGACCAAAGGCCGCGAAGTGGTCGAGGATTACCGCTCGCATGGCCTGACACTGCGCGCGCATCCCATGGCTTTCCTGCGCGAGGGGCTGACACAGAACGGAATTCGGCCGTGTCGCGACCTCCAGATGGTCAAGGATGGATCGCGCATATCGGTAGCAGGGCTGGTGCTGGTGCGGCAGAAGCCCGGCTCGGCCAAGGGCGTTATGTTCATCACACTCGAGGATGAGACTGACATCGCCAATCTGGTCGTCTGGCCATCACTGTTCGACAGGCAGCGCCGAGCGATACTCGGAGCGCAGATGATGACCTGCCGCGGCCGCGTGCAGTGCGCGAATGGGGTCGTGCATCTGATCGCCGAGCATCTGACGGACGAGACCGAGCTGCTGAACAGCGTTGGCGGCCAGAACGAGCCCTTCATCCTCCCGGCAGGGCGCGGTGACGAAGCCAGGCATCCCGGCGGTCCTGATCCGCGCGGTGAAGTACCGATAAGGAAAGTCCGCGATATCTACATCCCGGACCTCCACATCGACACGCTGAACGTCAAGGCGAGGAATTTCCGGTAA
- a CDS encoding DUF6504 family protein, whose product MRRVISLFLPTWATDRLRRQNGGLPQPDVPLIIARQDGNQRVIAAVDEAARRLKLRPGMTVAHAQSLVPDLAIAEAQPYEDEASLARLALWCTRYSPVVATDPPQGLFIDIAGSAHLFKGEAALLADVKQRLAASRIAARVAVADTPGCAWAMARSGKEEIVAPGRAAELLGSLPIEALRLSASVVESLRDVGIERIAQLATKPRGGLQTRFGSDVLLRMDQALGAASEVLVSIIPPEVPRTRLRFPEPLGDPEDLQRVIVLLCKDLVAELERRGVGARRLDLVFMRVDNIAQAVRVGTSRPNRNAAHLAKLLGERLVLVDPGFGIEEATLTASWIEAVTEKQIVGSHVARPGEDADVSDLVDRLRVKLGAERVFRIVPVESDIPERAIKRVPAMAKASGVTWPDDLPRPSRLLTPPEIVSAVAEIPDAPPRFFVWRKVRHRVVKADGPERILGEWWRSDQEIAMQRDYYRVENMQGERFWLFRDAPADQGGRWWLHGIGEA is encoded by the coding sequence ATGCGAAGGGTCATCTCGCTATTCCTGCCGACCTGGGCGACCGATCGCCTGCGCCGGCAGAATGGCGGCTTGCCACAGCCTGATGTGCCGCTGATCATTGCAAGGCAGGATGGCAATCAGCGGGTGATCGCTGCCGTCGATGAAGCCGCGCGGCGGTTGAAGCTGCGTCCCGGCATGACAGTAGCTCATGCCCAGTCGCTGGTACCCGATCTCGCGATCGCCGAGGCACAGCCTTATGAGGATGAAGCAAGTCTCGCGCGGCTAGCCCTTTGGTGCACGCGTTATTCGCCTGTGGTTGCAACCGATCCGCCGCAGGGACTTTTCATCGATATTGCGGGCTCGGCGCATCTCTTCAAGGGCGAAGCTGCTCTTCTCGCCGATGTGAAGCAACGGCTGGCGGCATCCCGCATTGCGGCCAGAGTTGCCGTTGCCGATACGCCGGGCTGTGCGTGGGCAATGGCCCGTTCTGGCAAGGAAGAAATCGTGGCACCGGGCCGCGCCGCCGAGCTTTTGGGCAGCTTGCCGATCGAGGCGCTGCGGCTGAGCGCTTCTGTTGTGGAAAGCCTGCGCGATGTCGGCATTGAGCGGATTGCGCAACTGGCGACCAAGCCGCGCGGCGGTTTGCAGACCCGTTTTGGATCGGATGTGTTGTTGCGCATGGATCAGGCTTTGGGCGCGGCATCCGAAGTGCTGGTGTCGATCATTCCGCCGGAAGTGCCGCGTACCAGACTGCGATTCCCCGAGCCACTTGGCGATCCGGAAGATCTTCAGCGCGTGATCGTACTCCTTTGCAAGGATCTTGTTGCGGAGCTCGAACGACGCGGCGTGGGCGCGCGACGGCTCGATCTCGTCTTCATGCGGGTCGACAATATCGCGCAGGCGGTGCGCGTCGGCACATCGCGGCCCAACCGCAATGCCGCGCATCTTGCAAAGCTGCTGGGCGAGCGGCTGGTGCTGGTCGATCCCGGCTTTGGCATCGAAGAAGCCACCCTCACCGCTTCCTGGATTGAGGCCGTCACGGAAAAGCAGATTGTCGGATCGCACGTTGCGAGACCCGGCGAGGATGCGGATGTCAGCGACCTTGTCGACAGGCTGCGGGTCAAGCTGGGGGCCGAGCGTGTCTTTCGGATTGTACCGGTCGAAAGCGACATTCCCGAACGCGCCATCAAACGGGTCCCGGCGATGGCGAAGGCAAGTGGCGTCACCTGGCCGGATGATCTTCCGCGGCCTTCCCGGCTACTGACACCGCCCGAGATCGTCAGTGCGGTCGCGGAGATTCCGGATGCGCCGCCGCGGTTCTTTGTCTGGCGCAAGGTCCGCCACCGGGTGGTGAAGGCCGACGGGCCCGAGCGCATTCTTGGCGAATGGTGGCGCAGCGATCAGGAGATCGCGATGCAGCGCGATTATTACCGGGTCGAGAACATGCAGGGCGAGCGCTTCTGGCTGTTCCGCGATGCGCCGGCCGATCAGGGCGGCCGCTGGTGGCTGCATGGCATCGGTGAAGCATAA